The following proteins are co-located in the Vigna angularis cultivar LongXiaoDou No.4 chromosome 2, ASM1680809v1, whole genome shotgun sequence genome:
- the LOC108326793 gene encoding probable aquaporin SIP2-1: MGRISLLLADFVLSFMWVCSGVLVRVIVFQHLGFGHSPLGEVIKTTFSVASMFFFAFLVKITRGGAYNPLTVLADSISGDFNYFLYCVGARIPAQVVGSIIGVKFLIDTIPEVGQGPRLNVDIHQGALTEGLLTFAIVTISLGLATKIRENFFMKTWISSLSKLTLHILGSDLTGGCMNPASVMGWAYARGDHITKEHFFVYWLAPIEATILAVWTFKLLVPPAKEDNAALKRKSD, translated from the exons ATGGGACGAATCAGCCTTCTGCTTGCAGATTTCGTTCTGTCTTTCATGTGGGTATGCTCCGGTGTTCTTGTTCGCGTCATCGTCTTCCAACATCTTGGCTTCGGTCACTCACCCCTCGGTGAGGTTATCAAAACCACCTTCTCCGTCGCCAGCATGTTCTTCTTCGCCTTCCTTGTCAAGATTACGCGTGGCGGCGCCTACAACCCCCTCACCGTTTTGGCTGATTCTATCTCTGGGGATTTTAACTACTTCCTCTACTGCGTTGGTGCTAGAATCCCCGCGCAG GTGGTTGGAAGTATTATTGGCGTTAAATTTCTTATTGATACCATTCCTGAAGTGGGACAGGGACCACGTTTGAACGTTGACATTCATCAGGGTGCACTCACAGAAGGATTACTAACCTTTGCAATTGTAACCATTTCACTTGGACTTGCCACAAAAATTCGTGAAAAtttcttcatgaagacttggaTTTCCAGCCTCTCCAAATTAACACTTCATATTCTTGGTTCTGATCTGACTGGTGGTTGTATGAACCCTGCATCA GTGATGGGATGGGCTTATGCTCGTGGGGATCACATAACAAAGGAGCACTTCTTTGTATACTGGCTTGCTCCCATAGAGGCAACTATTTTAGCAGTGTGGACATTCAAATTACTGGTGCCGCCTGCAAAAGAAGATAACGCAGCCTTAAAACGTAAATCTGATTGA